In the genome of Bombus affinis isolate iyBomAffi1 chromosome 7, iyBomAffi1.2, whole genome shotgun sequence, one region contains:
- the LOC126918701 gene encoding mismatch repair endonuclease PMS2 isoform X1 has protein sequence MDEPISSSEKSKKINVISKQTIHQICSGQVIFDLATAVKELVENSLDSGATLIDIKLKDYGKTCISVSDNGSGVLEQDFEGLGLKHYTSKLREFSDLTEVSTFGFRGEALSSLCSLADLSIVTRHSTSEHGFKLQFDHNGALQKKEPCAREIGTTVHIKNIFKCLSVRAKEFQRNLKKEYIRAIQILYSYCLVSTNTKITCSNCVSDKSPNLVINTVSPSNILSNINLIFGKKSSNGLIKIELLPPDEATLQEYNLSSNVVVDFEWDCYISSCDHDIGRSAPDRQFFYVNGRPCDLTKVSKLINQIYHKYNNKQYPFIFLNLKLNKHSTDINVTPNKRVIFCTQENLILATLKYNLSSRWDKLQGNLTANPVPELSFGVKRTISPTNADRPIKRFHNLNTISKIEHTEKQNIQCINKTIQYDNDNDNVQNNITTKTKILGTVQMPISILAIKQQLQEKQNLLSKCVISNTRIKFKAQMDQNSNAENELKKQLTKDSFFEMEIIGQFNLGFIITRLKEDLFIIDQHATDEKYRFEKLNNETQLRTQKLIIPKFLNISPLNETILIEHQKTFEDNGFFFKIDSEGEQNKLKNVLIVISESGHRVQLTGIPVSGHWQFGQDDIEELIFLIREGGIENQKNSTFRPSRVRQMLASKACRKAVMIGMALNNNDMHKLITQMAEMENPWNCPHGRPTIRHLLSLNLIYK, from the exons ATGGATGAACCAATATCATCGTCGGAAAAATCGAAGAAGATTAATGTTATAAGTAAACAAACAATTCATCAAATTTGTTCTGGTCAG GTAATATTTGATCTTGCAACTGCTGTGAAAGAATTAGTAGAAAATAGTTTAGATAGTGGTGCTACATTAATTGATATTAAATTGAAAGATTATGGAAAGACATGTATCAGCGTCAGTGATAATGGAAGTGGTGTTTTAGAACAAGATTTTGAAGGATTAG gACTGAAGCATTATACTTCTAAACTTCGAGAATTCTCAGATTTAACAGAAGTGAGCACATTTGGATTTCGGGGAGAAGCTCTTAGTTCACTTTGTTCTTTAGCTGACTTAAGTATTGTTACAAGACATTCTACAAGCGAACATGGTTTTAAATTACAATTTGATCACAATGGTGCGCTGCAAAAAAAAGAACCATGTGCAAGAGAAATAGGAACTACTGtgcatataaaaaatatatttaagtgCCTTTCTGTTAGAGCAAAAGAATTTCAAAGAAATCTTAAAAAGGAATATATTCGAGCTATTCAAATACTATATAGCTATTGCTTAGTTTCTACTAATACAAAAATAACATGCTCCAATTGTGTATCAGACAAATCCCCTAATCTTGTAATCAATACTGTTAGTCCCAGTAATATTTTAagcaatattaatttaatatttggaaaaaaatCTTCAAATGGACTTATTAAAATTGAACTGTTACCTCCTGATGAAGCAACATTGCAAGAATATAACTTATCAAGTAATGTAGTTGTGGATTTTGAATGGGATTGCTATATTAGCAGCTGTGATCATGATATTGGACGTTCTGCTCCTGATAGACAATTTTTTTATGTAAATGGTCGACCATGTGATCTGACAAAAgtcagtaaattaataaatcaaatttatcataaatataataataaacaatatccatttatttttttaaatttgaagtTAAATAAACACTCAACTGATATTAATGTAACTCCAAATAAGAGAGTCATTTTCTGTACacaagaaaatttaattttagcaactttaaaatataatttatcatcTAGATGGGACAAATTACAAGGAAATTTGACTGCAAACCCTGTACCAGAATTAAGTTTTGGTGTAAAAAGAACAATTTCACCTACAAATGCTGATCGACCAATCAAAAGATTTCACAATTTAAATACAATATCAAAAATAGAACATACAGAAAAACAAAATATACAATGCATTAATAAAACTATTCaatatgataatgataatgataatgtacaaaataatataacaactaaaacaaaaatattaggTACCGTACAAATGCCAATTAGCATTCTGGCAATAAAACAACAACTTCAAGAAAAGCAAAATCTTTTATCGAAATGTGTGATTTCAAATACAAGGATCAAGTTTAAGGCACAGATGGATCAAAATTCAAATGCtgaaaatgaattaaaaaaacAATTAACAAAAGATTCTTTTTTCGag ATGGAAATTATAGGTCAGTTTAATCTTGGTTTTATAATAACACGTTTGAAAGAAGATCTTTTCATTATTGATCAACATGCTACCGATGAAAAATATCGTTTTGAAAAGCTTAATAATGAAACTCAATTACGAACCcaaaaattaattattcctaaatttttaaatatttctccaCTTAATGAGACAATATTAATTGAACATCAAAAAACATTTGAAGATAatggttttttttttaaaatagattctGAAGGTgaacaaaataaattaaaaaatgttttaatcGTCATAA GTGAATCTGGTCATCGTGTGCAACTTACAGGTATACCAGTAAGTGGTCATTGGCAATTTGGACAAGATGACATCGAAGAattgatttttcttattagaGAAGGTGGTATAGAAAACCAAAAAAATAGTACATTTCGTCCAAGTCGAGTAAGACAAATGCTAGCATCAAAAGCTTGTCGCAAGGCAGTTATGATAGGTATGGCTCTTAATAACAATGACATGCATAAATTAATTACTCAAATGGCAGAAATGGAAAATCCTTGGAATTGCCCTCATGGTAGACCGACAATAAGACATTTGTTATCATTGAatcttatatataaataa
- the LOC126918701 gene encoding mismatch repair endonuclease PMS2 isoform X3, with the protein MDEPISSSEKSKKINVISKQTIHQICSGQVIFDLATAVKELVENSLDSGATLIDIKLKDYGKTCISVSDNGSGVLEQDFEGLGLKHYTSKLREFSDLTEVSTFGFRGEALSSLCSLADLSIVTRHSTSEHGFKLQFDHNGALQKKEPCAREIGTTVHIKNIFKCLSVRAKEFQRNLKKEYIRAIQILYSYCLVSTNTKITCSNCVSDKSPNLVINTVSPSNILSNINLIFGKKSSNGLIKIELLPPDEATLQEYNLSSNVVVDFEWDCYISSCDHDIGRSAPDRQFFYVNGRPCDLTKVSKLINQIYHKYNNKQYPFIFLNLKLNKHSTDINVTPNKRVIFCTQENLILATLKYNLSSRWDKLQGNLTANPVPELSFGVKRTISPTNADRPIKRFHNLNTISKIEHTEKQNIQCINKTIQYDNDNDNVQNNITTKTKILGTVQMPISILAIKQQLQEKQNLLSKCVISNTRIKFKAQMDQNSNAENELKKQLTKDSFFEMEIIGQFNLGFIITRLKEDLFIIDQHATDEKYRFEKLNNETQLRTQKLIIPKFLNISPLNETILIEHQKTFEDNGFFFKIDSEGIPVSGHWQFGQDDIEELIFLIREGGIENQKNSTFRPSRVRQMLASKACRKAVMIGMALNNNDMHKLITQMAEMENPWNCPHGRPTIRHLLSLNLIYK; encoded by the exons ATGGATGAACCAATATCATCGTCGGAAAAATCGAAGAAGATTAATGTTATAAGTAAACAAACAATTCATCAAATTTGTTCTGGTCAG GTAATATTTGATCTTGCAACTGCTGTGAAAGAATTAGTAGAAAATAGTTTAGATAGTGGTGCTACATTAATTGATATTAAATTGAAAGATTATGGAAAGACATGTATCAGCGTCAGTGATAATGGAAGTGGTGTTTTAGAACAAGATTTTGAAGGATTAG gACTGAAGCATTATACTTCTAAACTTCGAGAATTCTCAGATTTAACAGAAGTGAGCACATTTGGATTTCGGGGAGAAGCTCTTAGTTCACTTTGTTCTTTAGCTGACTTAAGTATTGTTACAAGACATTCTACAAGCGAACATGGTTTTAAATTACAATTTGATCACAATGGTGCGCTGCAAAAAAAAGAACCATGTGCAAGAGAAATAGGAACTACTGtgcatataaaaaatatatttaagtgCCTTTCTGTTAGAGCAAAAGAATTTCAAAGAAATCTTAAAAAGGAATATATTCGAGCTATTCAAATACTATATAGCTATTGCTTAGTTTCTACTAATACAAAAATAACATGCTCCAATTGTGTATCAGACAAATCCCCTAATCTTGTAATCAATACTGTTAGTCCCAGTAATATTTTAagcaatattaatttaatatttggaaaaaaatCTTCAAATGGACTTATTAAAATTGAACTGTTACCTCCTGATGAAGCAACATTGCAAGAATATAACTTATCAAGTAATGTAGTTGTGGATTTTGAATGGGATTGCTATATTAGCAGCTGTGATCATGATATTGGACGTTCTGCTCCTGATAGACAATTTTTTTATGTAAATGGTCGACCATGTGATCTGACAAAAgtcagtaaattaataaatcaaatttatcataaatataataataaacaatatccatttatttttttaaatttgaagtTAAATAAACACTCAACTGATATTAATGTAACTCCAAATAAGAGAGTCATTTTCTGTACacaagaaaatttaattttagcaactttaaaatataatttatcatcTAGATGGGACAAATTACAAGGAAATTTGACTGCAAACCCTGTACCAGAATTAAGTTTTGGTGTAAAAAGAACAATTTCACCTACAAATGCTGATCGACCAATCAAAAGATTTCACAATTTAAATACAATATCAAAAATAGAACATACAGAAAAACAAAATATACAATGCATTAATAAAACTATTCaatatgataatgataatgataatgtacaaaataatataacaactaaaacaaaaatattaggTACCGTACAAATGCCAATTAGCATTCTGGCAATAAAACAACAACTTCAAGAAAAGCAAAATCTTTTATCGAAATGTGTGATTTCAAATACAAGGATCAAGTTTAAGGCACAGATGGATCAAAATTCAAATGCtgaaaatgaattaaaaaaacAATTAACAAAAGATTCTTTTTTCGag ATGGAAATTATAGGTCAGTTTAATCTTGGTTTTATAATAACACGTTTGAAAGAAGATCTTTTCATTATTGATCAACATGCTACCGATGAAAAATATCGTTTTGAAAAGCTTAATAATGAAACTCAATTACGAACCcaaaaattaattattcctaaatttttaaatatttctccaCTTAATGAGACAATATTAATTGAACATCAAAAAACATTTGAAGATAatggttttttttttaaaatagattctGAAG GTATACCAGTAAGTGGTCATTGGCAATTTGGACAAGATGACATCGAAGAattgatttttcttattagaGAAGGTGGTATAGAAAACCAAAAAAATAGTACATTTCGTCCAAGTCGAGTAAGACAAATGCTAGCATCAAAAGCTTGTCGCAAGGCAGTTATGATAGGTATGGCTCTTAATAACAATGACATGCATAAATTAATTACTCAAATGGCAGAAATGGAAAATCCTTGGAATTGCCCTCATGGTAGACCGACAATAAGACATTTGTTATCATTGAatcttatatataaataa
- the LOC126918701 gene encoding mismatch repair endonuclease PMS2 isoform X2 produces the protein MDEPISSSEKSKKINVISKQTIHQICSGQVIFDLATAVKELVENSLDSGATLIDIKLKDYGKTCISVSDNGSGVLEQDFEGLGLKHYTSKLREFSDLTEVSTFGFRGEALSSLCSLADLSIVTRHSTSEHGFKLQFDHNGALQKKEPCAREIGTTVHIKNIFKCLSVRAKEFQRNLKKEYIRAIQILYSYCLVSTNTKITCSNCVSDKSPNLVINTVSPSNILSNINLIFGKKSSNGLIKIELLPPDEATLQEYNLSSNVVVDFEWDCYISSCDHDIGRSAPDRQFFYVNGRPCDLTKVSKLINQIYHKYNNKQYPFIFLNLKLNKHSTDINVTPNKRVIFCTQENLILATLKYNLSSRWDKLQGNLTANPVPELSFGVKRTISPTNADRPIKRFHNLNTISKIEHTEKQNIQCINKTIQYDNDNDNVQNNITTKTKILGTVQMPISILAIKQQLQEKQNLLSKCVISNTRIKFKAQMDQNSNAENELKKQLTKDSFFEMEIIGQFNLGFIITRLKEDLFIIDQHATDEKYRFEKLNNETQLRTQKLIIPKFLNISPLNETILIEHQKTFEDNGFFFKIDSEGESGHRVQLTGIPVSGHWQFGQDDIEELIFLIREGGIENQKNSTFRPSRVRQMLASKACRKAVMIGMALNNNDMHKLITQMAEMENPWNCPHGRPTIRHLLSLNLIYK, from the exons ATGGATGAACCAATATCATCGTCGGAAAAATCGAAGAAGATTAATGTTATAAGTAAACAAACAATTCATCAAATTTGTTCTGGTCAG GTAATATTTGATCTTGCAACTGCTGTGAAAGAATTAGTAGAAAATAGTTTAGATAGTGGTGCTACATTAATTGATATTAAATTGAAAGATTATGGAAAGACATGTATCAGCGTCAGTGATAATGGAAGTGGTGTTTTAGAACAAGATTTTGAAGGATTAG gACTGAAGCATTATACTTCTAAACTTCGAGAATTCTCAGATTTAACAGAAGTGAGCACATTTGGATTTCGGGGAGAAGCTCTTAGTTCACTTTGTTCTTTAGCTGACTTAAGTATTGTTACAAGACATTCTACAAGCGAACATGGTTTTAAATTACAATTTGATCACAATGGTGCGCTGCAAAAAAAAGAACCATGTGCAAGAGAAATAGGAACTACTGtgcatataaaaaatatatttaagtgCCTTTCTGTTAGAGCAAAAGAATTTCAAAGAAATCTTAAAAAGGAATATATTCGAGCTATTCAAATACTATATAGCTATTGCTTAGTTTCTACTAATACAAAAATAACATGCTCCAATTGTGTATCAGACAAATCCCCTAATCTTGTAATCAATACTGTTAGTCCCAGTAATATTTTAagcaatattaatttaatatttggaaaaaaatCTTCAAATGGACTTATTAAAATTGAACTGTTACCTCCTGATGAAGCAACATTGCAAGAATATAACTTATCAAGTAATGTAGTTGTGGATTTTGAATGGGATTGCTATATTAGCAGCTGTGATCATGATATTGGACGTTCTGCTCCTGATAGACAATTTTTTTATGTAAATGGTCGACCATGTGATCTGACAAAAgtcagtaaattaataaatcaaatttatcataaatataataataaacaatatccatttatttttttaaatttgaagtTAAATAAACACTCAACTGATATTAATGTAACTCCAAATAAGAGAGTCATTTTCTGTACacaagaaaatttaattttagcaactttaaaatataatttatcatcTAGATGGGACAAATTACAAGGAAATTTGACTGCAAACCCTGTACCAGAATTAAGTTTTGGTGTAAAAAGAACAATTTCACCTACAAATGCTGATCGACCAATCAAAAGATTTCACAATTTAAATACAATATCAAAAATAGAACATACAGAAAAACAAAATATACAATGCATTAATAAAACTATTCaatatgataatgataatgataatgtacaaaataatataacaactaaaacaaaaatattaggTACCGTACAAATGCCAATTAGCATTCTGGCAATAAAACAACAACTTCAAGAAAAGCAAAATCTTTTATCGAAATGTGTGATTTCAAATACAAGGATCAAGTTTAAGGCACAGATGGATCAAAATTCAAATGCtgaaaatgaattaaaaaaacAATTAACAAAAGATTCTTTTTTCGag ATGGAAATTATAGGTCAGTTTAATCTTGGTTTTATAATAACACGTTTGAAAGAAGATCTTTTCATTATTGATCAACATGCTACCGATGAAAAATATCGTTTTGAAAAGCTTAATAATGAAACTCAATTACGAACCcaaaaattaattattcctaaatttttaaatatttctccaCTTAATGAGACAATATTAATTGAACATCAAAAAACATTTGAAGATAatggttttttttttaaaatagattctGAAG GTGAATCTGGTCATCGTGTGCAACTTACAGGTATACCAGTAAGTGGTCATTGGCAATTTGGACAAGATGACATCGAAGAattgatttttcttattagaGAAGGTGGTATAGAAAACCAAAAAAATAGTACATTTCGTCCAAGTCGAGTAAGACAAATGCTAGCATCAAAAGCTTGTCGCAAGGCAGTTATGATAGGTATGGCTCTTAATAACAATGACATGCATAAATTAATTACTCAAATGGCAGAAATGGAAAATCCTTGGAATTGCCCTCATGGTAGACCGACAATAAGACATTTGTTATCATTGAatcttatatataaataa